The proteins below come from a single Burkholderia contaminans genomic window:
- a CDS encoding aspartate aminotransferase family protein — translation MSLNDDPTFWRNARQHLVRYGGTFEPMIIERAKGSFVYDADGRAILDFTSGQMSAVLGHSHPEIVSVIGEYAGKLDHLFSGMLSRPVVDLATRLADVTPAGLDRALLLSTGAESNEAAIRMAKLVTGKYEIVGFAQSWHGMTGAAASATYSAGRKGVGPAAVGSFAIPAPFTYRPRFERNGGYDYLAELDYAFDLIDRQSSGNLAAFIAEPILSSGGIIELPEGYMAALKRKCEERGMLLILDEAQTGVGRTGTMFACQRDGVTPDILTLSKTLGAGLPLAAMVTSAAIEERAHELGYLFYTTHVSDPLPAAVGLRVLDVVQRDGLVARANVMGDRLRRGLLDLMERFDCIGDVRGRGLLLGVEIVKDRRTKEPADGLGAKITRECMNLGLSMNIVQLPGMGGVFRIAPPLTVSDAEIDLGLSLLEQAIRRAL, via the coding sequence ATGTCCCTGAACGACGACCCGACCTTCTGGCGCAACGCCCGGCAGCACCTGGTCCGCTACGGCGGCACGTTCGAGCCGATGATCATCGAGCGCGCGAAAGGCAGCTTCGTGTACGACGCGGACGGCCGCGCGATCCTCGATTTCACGTCGGGCCAGATGAGCGCGGTGCTCGGCCACAGCCATCCGGAGATCGTGTCCGTGATCGGCGAATACGCGGGCAAGCTCGACCACCTGTTCAGCGGGATGCTGTCGCGGCCGGTCGTCGACCTCGCGACGCGCCTCGCCGACGTCACGCCTGCCGGCCTCGATCGCGCGCTCTTGCTCAGCACCGGCGCGGAATCGAACGAAGCGGCAATCCGGATGGCGAAGCTCGTCACCGGCAAGTACGAGATCGTCGGCTTCGCGCAGTCGTGGCACGGAATGACGGGCGCGGCCGCGTCGGCCACGTACAGCGCCGGCCGCAAGGGCGTCGGCCCGGCCGCCGTCGGCTCGTTCGCGATTCCGGCGCCGTTCACGTACCGCCCGCGCTTCGAGCGCAACGGCGGCTACGACTATCTGGCTGAACTCGACTACGCGTTCGACCTGATCGATCGCCAGTCGAGCGGCAACCTCGCGGCCTTCATCGCCGAACCGATCCTCAGCTCGGGCGGGATCATCGAACTGCCCGAAGGCTATATGGCGGCGCTCAAGCGCAAGTGCGAGGAACGCGGGATGCTGCTGATCCTCGACGAGGCGCAAACGGGCGTCGGCCGCACCGGCACGATGTTCGCGTGCCAGCGCGACGGCGTGACGCCCGACATCCTGACGCTGTCGAAGACGCTCGGCGCCGGGCTGCCGCTCGCGGCGATGGTGACGTCCGCGGCTATCGAGGAACGCGCGCACGAACTCGGCTACCTGTTCTACACGACGCACGTGTCGGATCCGCTGCCCGCGGCCGTCGGCCTGCGCGTGCTGGACGTCGTGCAGCGCGACGGGCTCGTCGCGCGCGCGAACGTGATGGGCGACCGGCTCCGGCGCGGCCTGCTCGACCTGATGGAACGCTTCGACTGCATCGGCGACGTGCGCGGACGCGGGCTGCTGCTCGGCGTCGAGATCGTCAAGGATCGCCGCACGAAGGAACCGGCGGACGGGCTCGGCGCGAAGATCACGCGCGAATGCATGAACCTCGGGCTCAGCATGAACATCGTGCAGTTGCCGGGCATGGGCGGCGTATTCCGGATCGCGCCGCCGCTGACCGTCAGCGATGCGGAAATCGACCTCGGGTTGTCATTACTCGAGCAGGCAATCCGGCGCGCGCTGTAA
- a CDS encoding helix-turn-helix transcriptional regulator translates to MSDKHVALASHIRRLCSLAVEPHLVIPQVIEATRHIVGADWGMFFYADEHYAVSDVCSENEVVYTLLPTYFANIHNTSRQEVLGITFSGAMRRGRGFDNSVHYDDALLASDMYADLWRPVSMRHCLELTATDGTRGWGSLLLSRAPGARPFSEQNHRDIEPVARHLAHALSQPVQPTLRESECSESATMVVDDDGRLLLHNANSIRMLALATGEPLAFYRHERLPDWLAPLRSNLDRIWRGYPAPPATFERRNPAGRFRFKAYRCTDAAALQRDAAIVIHIEHFPPLRLMVERLGFAFGLTERQRELCVQLVLGRSHSEIARDFALRDSTVVDHVRKIYRRLNVHNHDELRSVFRAGRLD, encoded by the coding sequence ATGTCTGACAAACACGTCGCGCTTGCGAGTCATATTCGTCGGCTCTGTTCGCTTGCCGTCGAGCCGCATCTCGTCATTCCTCAGGTGATTGAGGCGACCCGGCACATCGTCGGTGCCGATTGGGGCATGTTCTTCTATGCCGACGAACACTACGCCGTGTCGGACGTGTGCAGCGAAAACGAGGTGGTCTATACGCTCTTGCCGACGTATTTCGCGAACATCCACAACACGTCCCGGCAGGAGGTGCTGGGCATCACGTTTTCGGGTGCGATGCGCCGCGGACGCGGTTTCGACAACAGCGTGCACTACGACGATGCATTGCTCGCGAGCGACATGTATGCGGATCTGTGGCGGCCGGTGTCGATGCGCCACTGTCTCGAGCTGACCGCGACGGACGGCACGCGCGGCTGGGGCAGCCTGCTGCTGTCGCGCGCACCGGGCGCGCGTCCGTTCTCGGAGCAGAACCATCGCGACATCGAACCCGTGGCGCGGCATCTTGCGCATGCGCTGTCGCAGCCCGTGCAGCCCACGCTGCGCGAATCGGAATGCAGCGAATCCGCGACCATGGTGGTCGACGACGATGGCCGGCTCCTGCTGCACAACGCGAACAGCATCCGGATGCTGGCGCTCGCGACCGGCGAGCCGCTCGCGTTCTACCGTCACGAACGCTTGCCGGACTGGCTCGCGCCGCTCCGGTCGAACCTCGACCGGATCTGGCGCGGCTACCCGGCACCACCCGCGACGTTCGAGCGTCGCAACCCTGCGGGACGTTTCCGCTTCAAGGCCTATCGATGCACCGACGCGGCCGCGTTGCAACGCGATGCCGCGATCGTGATCCATATCGAACACTTTCCGCCGCTCAGGCTGATGGTCGAACGGCTCGGCTTCGCGTTCGGCCTGACCGAGCGACAGCGCGAACTCTGCGTGCAGCTCGTGCTGGGCCGCTCGCACAGCGAGATTGCGCGCGACTTCGCGCTGCGCGACAGCACGGTCGTCGATCATGTTCGCAAGATCTATCGCCGGCTCAACGTCCACAATCATGACGAATTGCGCAGCGTGTTTCGGGCCGGTCGGCTCGACTAG
- a CDS encoding SDR family oxidoreductase, with translation MKTVLITGCSSGFGLEIARYFLARDWRVVATMRTPREDVLPPSANLRVLALDVTNPDSIRAAIDAAGPIDVLVNNAGFGAAAPAELMPLDTVRALFETNTFGTIAVTQAVLPQLRQRGAGVVVNVTSSVTLKVLPLLAAYRASKAAVNAYTESVALELAPFGVRAHLVLPGRAPDTRFAENARAHMHGFEHEAYAEFAAAVFARIVDEAAPITHAQDVAEAVWRAATDPSSPMRIPAGADAVAWAAEAG, from the coding sequence ATGAAGACCGTATTGATCACCGGCTGTTCCTCCGGCTTCGGCCTCGAGATTGCCCGCTATTTCCTGGCCCGCGACTGGCGGGTCGTCGCGACGATGCGCACGCCGCGCGAGGACGTGCTGCCGCCGTCGGCGAACCTGCGCGTGCTGGCGCTCGATGTCACGAATCCCGACAGCATCCGCGCGGCGATCGACGCCGCCGGCCCGATCGACGTACTCGTCAACAATGCCGGTTTCGGCGCGGCGGCACCGGCCGAACTCATGCCGCTCGACACGGTGCGCGCCCTGTTCGAGACCAACACGTTCGGCACGATCGCGGTCACGCAGGCCGTGTTGCCGCAATTGCGTCAGCGCGGAGCCGGCGTGGTCGTGAACGTCACGTCGAGCGTCACGCTGAAGGTGCTGCCGCTGCTCGCCGCCTATCGCGCCAGCAAGGCGGCGGTCAATGCGTACACCGAATCGGTGGCGCTCGAACTCGCGCCGTTCGGCGTGCGTGCGCATCTCGTGCTGCCGGGCCGTGCGCCCGACACGCGTTTCGCCGAGAACGCACGCGCGCACATGCACGGCTTCGAGCACGAGGCTTATGCGGAATTTGCCGCGGCGGTCTTTGCGCGCATCGTCGACGAAGCCGCGCCGATCACCCACGCGCAGGACGTCGCCGAAGCCGTGTGGCGCGCGGCGACCGATCCGTCGAGCCCGATGCGCATTCCGGCCGGCGCCGATGCCGTCGCGTGGGCGGCGGAAGCGGGCTGA
- a CDS encoding AraC family transcriptional regulator has translation MAGSVFATIDNPIFICESPAMIDPLAEVVTLLQPSTRYSKLVHGASPWRISRTVAGEPFYCVVLDGGCRVAIDGHPPIDLLPGDFVLIPAAYGVAISSFDLPPPGVETAAPVALDNGEYRIGDANRPVDTRMMAGHCSFSSPDAALLVSLLPQYVHVRGEPRLTTLVQLVRDESRAQRPARELVLSRLVEVLLIEALRFSAGTDASRGLVRGLADSRLAAALRRMHERPAHPWTIVELAKEAALSRSTFFERFSRAVGLAPMEYLLTWRMALAKDLLRRNEGRIAEIAGRVGYSSASTFSVAFTRHVGRPPAQYARDEQAAANEA, from the coding sequence ATGGCCGGATCCGTATTCGCTACAATCGACAATCCGATTTTCATTTGCGAGAGTCCGGCGATGATCGATCCGTTAGCCGAGGTCGTGACGCTGCTGCAGCCGAGCACGCGGTATTCCAAGCTCGTTCACGGCGCGAGCCCCTGGCGCATCAGCCGCACGGTCGCCGGCGAGCCGTTCTATTGCGTGGTCCTGGATGGCGGGTGCCGGGTCGCGATCGACGGGCATCCGCCGATCGACCTGCTGCCCGGCGATTTCGTGTTGATTCCGGCTGCCTACGGCGTCGCGATATCCAGCTTTGACCTCCCGCCGCCCGGCGTCGAAACCGCCGCGCCGGTCGCGCTCGACAACGGCGAATACCGGATCGGCGACGCGAACCGCCCGGTCGACACACGCATGATGGCCGGCCATTGCAGCTTCAGTTCGCCCGACGCTGCGCTGCTGGTATCGCTGCTGCCGCAATACGTGCACGTGCGCGGCGAACCGCGCCTGACCACGCTCGTGCAACTCGTGCGTGACGAATCGCGCGCGCAGCGGCCGGCGCGCGAACTCGTGCTGTCGCGCCTCGTGGAAGTGCTGCTGATCGAGGCACTGCGATTCTCGGCGGGCACGGACGCCTCGCGCGGCCTCGTGCGCGGGCTCGCCGACAGCCGGCTGGCCGCCGCGCTGCGCCGGATGCACGAACGCCCCGCCCATCCGTGGACGATCGTCGAGCTCGCGAAGGAAGCCGCGCTGTCGCGCTCGACCTTCTTCGAACGCTTCAGCCGCGCCGTCGGCCTCGCGCCGATGGAATACCTGCTCACGTGGCGCATGGCGCTCGCGAAGGATCTGCTCCGCCGCAACGAGGGCCGCATCGCCGAGATCGCGGGGCGCGTGGGCTACAGTTCCGCGAGCACATTCAGCGTCGCGTTCACGCGCCACGTCGGCCGGCCGCCCGCGCAATATGCACGCGACGAACAAGCGGCGGCGAACGAAGCATGA
- a CDS encoding AraC family transcriptional regulator — protein MTTPAKPIDTTGHWLVARRDAETGIESLHAHFNGHAYDTHDHDDMLVGFTEQGVQQFQCHRSVHTSVPGRAILIEPGALHDGHAPEAGGFTYGMLYLPQAWVERAARRLDLPGLGSVEVSFGHTLVDDRGLVDAIRQAFLAIHGNEGKLARDQTLDRLLIRLGGELRGPLVLESAVVPPAIARVRDLLHEHMDGNIGLDELAHVAGIDRFRLTRLFQRAFGTSPHAYLVRLRLRAARRLLAAGRTPAQAAADVGFADQSHLGRWFRRAYRITPAAYRQLCTNVPD, from the coding sequence ATGACGACACCCGCGAAGCCCATCGACACGACCGGCCATTGGCTCGTCGCACGGCGCGATGCGGAAACCGGCATCGAAAGCCTGCATGCGCATTTCAACGGCCATGCATACGATACGCACGATCACGACGACATGCTGGTCGGCTTCACCGAACAGGGCGTACAGCAATTCCAGTGCCACCGGTCGGTGCATACGAGCGTGCCGGGCCGCGCGATCCTGATCGAGCCCGGCGCGCTGCACGATGGCCACGCGCCCGAAGCCGGCGGCTTCACCTACGGGATGCTGTACCTGCCGCAAGCGTGGGTCGAGCGCGCGGCGCGCCGGCTGGACCTGCCGGGCCTCGGTAGCGTCGAGGTGTCGTTCGGCCATACGCTCGTCGACGATCGTGGCCTCGTCGACGCAATCCGCCAGGCATTTCTCGCGATCCACGGCAACGAAGGAAAGCTCGCGCGCGACCAGACGCTCGACCGCTTGTTGATCCGGCTCGGCGGCGAACTGCGCGGGCCGCTCGTGCTGGAAAGCGCCGTCGTGCCACCCGCGATCGCGCGCGTGCGCGATCTGCTGCATGAACACATGGACGGCAACATCGGGCTCGACGAACTCGCGCACGTCGCGGGGATCGACCGGTTCCGGCTGACGCGGCTGTTCCAGCGTGCGTTCGGCACGTCGCCGCACGCGTACCTGGTGCGCTTGCGGCTGCGTGCCGCGCGCCGGTTGCTGGCGGCCGGCCGCACGCCCGCGCAGGCCGCTGCGGACGTCGGGTTCGCCGACCAGAGCCACCTCGGCCGCTGGTTCCGCCGCGCGTACCGGATCACGCCGGCCGCCTACCGGCAACTGTGCACAAACGTTCCAGACTGA
- a CDS encoding DUF2000 domain-containing protein translates to MFDTKVALIVRDDLAAWQKLNVVAFLATGVAAEAPEALGEPYEDASGRRYGRMLGQPILVFAADLNGLQAAHRQALSRELTIVPYVHAMFSTGHDAANREVFRAGDAENLDFVGLALRGPKKAVDKAVKGLALHA, encoded by the coding sequence ATGTTCGATACCAAGGTAGCGCTGATCGTGCGCGACGATCTCGCCGCGTGGCAAAAACTCAACGTCGTCGCGTTTCTCGCGACGGGCGTCGCGGCCGAAGCGCCCGAAGCGCTCGGCGAGCCTTACGAGGATGCGTCGGGACGCCGCTACGGCCGCATGCTGGGCCAGCCGATACTGGTGTTCGCGGCCGACCTGAACGGCCTGCAGGCCGCGCACCGGCAGGCGCTGTCGCGGGAACTCACGATCGTGCCCTACGTGCACGCGATGTTTTCGACCGGGCACGACGCGGCCAACCGTGAAGTGTTTCGCGCTGGCGACGCGGAAAATCTCGACTTCGTCGGGCTGGCGCTGCGCGGGCCGAAGAAGGCGGTCGACAAGGCCGTGAAGGGGTTGGCGTTGCATGCGTGA
- a CDS encoding nucleotidyltransferase domain-containing protein — protein MLRSIASTLFSDYRRRALGLLLLRPDQALHVREIARLTGTTPGTLHKELSKLAEAGILSRDRQGNQVRYRANRSCPIFEELASIMRKTSGMGDVLSDALLPCAEEISVAFVFGSVARGQETADSDVDVMVIGSVGFATVVRLLYDAQATLGRDINPKVLSPDEFRDGVAGQDAFLRDVLGKPKIFLIGSDHDLAELARR, from the coding sequence ATGCTACGATCCATTGCCTCGACCCTGTTTAGTGACTATCGGCGCCGCGCGTTGGGCCTGCTCCTGTTGAGGCCCGACCAGGCGTTGCATGTCCGCGAGATCGCCCGTTTGACGGGCACGACGCCCGGTACGCTGCACAAGGAACTGAGCAAGCTGGCCGAAGCCGGCATCCTGAGCCGGGACCGGCAAGGCAATCAGGTGCGTTATCGCGCGAATCGAAGTTGTCCCATTTTCGAGGAACTCGCTTCGATCATGCGAAAGACCTCGGGTATGGGGGATGTGCTGTCCGACGCGTTGTTGCCCTGCGCCGAGGAAATCAGTGTGGCGTTCGTGTTCGGCTCCGTCGCGCGTGGTCAGGAGACGGCGGACAGTGACGTCGATGTGATGGTGATCGGCTCGGTTGGTTTTGCAACGGTGGTCCGGCTGCTTTACGACGCACAGGCGACATTGGGGCGGGATATCAATCCCAAGGTGCTGTCCCCGGACGAGTTTCGCGACGGCGTTGCCGGGCAGGATGCCTTTTTGCGGGACGTGCTTGGAAAACCCAAGATTTTCTTGATTGGTAGCGACCATGACCTTGCAGAACTTGCTCGGCGTTAG
- a CDS encoding VOC family protein — MKVKRIVANVDTRSVDDAKCFYQRIFGLDLLMDHGWIATYGNAERMDVQISFASQGGSGTPTPDLSIEVDDVDEALARVHVAGIPVEYGPVDEPWGVRRFYVRDPFGKLVNVLAHR, encoded by the coding sequence ATGAAAGTCAAACGGATCGTCGCCAATGTCGACACCCGATCAGTCGACGACGCGAAGTGCTTCTATCAACGGATCTTCGGCCTCGACCTGCTGATGGACCACGGCTGGATCGCGACCTACGGCAATGCCGAGCGGATGGACGTGCAGATCAGCTTCGCGTCGCAGGGCGGATCGGGCACGCCGACGCCCGACCTGTCGATCGAGGTCGACGACGTCGATGAAGCGCTCGCACGCGTACATGTGGCCGGGATCCCGGTCGAATACGGGCCGGTCGACGAGCCGTGGGGCGTGCGGCGGTTCTATGTGCGTGACCCGTTCGGCAAGCTGGTCAACGTGCTCGCGCATCGCTGA